In Thauera sp. JM12B12, one DNA window encodes the following:
- a CDS encoding type II secretion system protein, which yields MPALKPNPRPPRAASPQRTHGFTLVELAMVLVILALLGGSLVVPLASRIEARDRQAATERLRDIQHALTGFAIIHGRLPCPSTETDPAAPAYGVEDPPPCNHAAEGRLPWRTLALPATDPWGRPRLRTEDDWAGHWRYRVDPAFASAAIGAATAPTGNLQIRSHDGSRITTTESQAVAVIVSAGANRRMDGLNAAVAPAAPTYQAGEATADFDDLLAWIGRPLLIARLAQAGRL from the coding sequence ATGCCTGCCCTGAAACCGAACCCACGCCCGCCGCGCGCCGCGTCCCCGCAACGCACCCACGGCTTCACCCTGGTCGAGCTGGCGATGGTGCTGGTGATTCTCGCCCTGCTCGGCGGCAGCCTGGTGGTGCCGCTCGCCAGCCGCATCGAGGCGCGCGACCGCCAGGCCGCAACGGAGCGCCTGCGCGACATCCAGCACGCCCTCACCGGCTTCGCCATCATCCACGGCCGCCTGCCCTGTCCGAGCACCGAAACCGATCCGGCGGCCCCCGCCTATGGTGTCGAGGACCCGCCGCCCTGCAACCACGCGGCCGAGGGCCGGCTGCCCTGGCGCACGCTCGCCCTGCCGGCCACCGACCCTTGGGGCCGACCCCGCCTGCGCACCGAAGACGATTGGGCCGGACACTGGCGCTATCGGGTCGACCCCGCCTTTGCATCCGCCGCCATCGGCGCGGCAACCGCGCCCACGGGCAACCTGCAGATCCGCAGCCACGACGGCAGCCGCATCACCACCACCGAGTCGCAGGCAGTCGCGGTCATCGTCTCGGCCGGCGCCAACCGCCGGATGGACGGGCTCAACGCCGCCGTCGCGCCGGCCGCACCCACCTACCAGGCCGGCGAGGCCACCGCCGACTTCGACGATCTGCTGGCCTGGATCGGCCGCCCGCTGCTGATCGCGCGCCTCGCCCAGGCCGGCCGGCTGTAG
- a CDS encoding monovalent cation:proton antiporter-2 (CPA2) family protein yields the protein MLNTLDFVVLLLAAAVVMVALFRAMNLPPVLGYLLVGALGGPHALNLMQESAGARHLAEFGVVFLMFSIGLEFSLARLMAMKRIVFGLGLAQVLVSIVLATLLGRVFGLGWIASFALGGALAMSSTAILSKLLADRMELDSRHGREVIGVLLFQDIAVVPLLILLPALSRPAEELMVTLGLATLKAVLLLVFVLVFGQRLMRWWFTLVAKRRSNELFMLNVLLITLGLAWLSEHVGLSLALGAFLAGMLISETEYRYQVEEDIKPFRDVLLGLFFVTVGMLLDVMEILRHLPAVLGMLAGMLVLKFGVVFGLSRLFGSPPGTAMRSGLWLCAGGEFGFVLLSLVLGHDLMPHGLVQVTVAALVLSMLVAPMIVQISDRLVMRFVASEWLLRSMELTRVAAQSLNTDRHIIVCGYGRSGQYMARFLEQENVSYVALDLDPERVREAGAAGDTVVYGDAARRETLMAAGIMRASALVVSFGEVESALRVIHHAHALRPDLPVVVRASDEADMERLAQAGAAEVVPEAFEASIMLASHALALIGVPLKRVVRRIRDIRNQRYALMRGFFQGSSEFGEGGDANEARLRSVSVPPGAAVVGRALGEMSLDALDVSVSAVRRRGIRGLSPGVETRIEAGDVVVLLGAPSALEAAEQRLLGG from the coding sequence ATGCTCAATACCCTCGACTTCGTGGTCCTGCTGCTGGCGGCGGCGGTGGTCATGGTCGCCCTGTTCCGCGCCATGAACCTGCCTCCCGTGCTCGGCTACCTGCTCGTCGGTGCGCTCGGCGGACCGCATGCGCTGAACCTGATGCAGGAGTCCGCCGGCGCGCGCCATCTCGCCGAGTTCGGCGTCGTGTTCCTGATGTTTTCCATCGGCCTCGAGTTCTCCCTGGCGCGGCTGATGGCGATGAAGCGCATCGTGTTCGGCCTCGGGCTGGCGCAGGTGCTCGTCAGCATCGTGCTCGCCACCTTGCTCGGGCGCGTGTTCGGTCTTGGCTGGATCGCCAGCTTCGCGCTCGGCGGGGCGCTGGCGATGTCGTCGACGGCGATCCTCTCCAAGCTGCTCGCCGACCGCATGGAGCTCGACAGCCGGCACGGGCGCGAGGTGATCGGCGTGCTGCTGTTCCAGGACATCGCGGTGGTGCCGCTGTTGATCCTGCTGCCCGCGCTGTCGCGGCCCGCCGAGGAATTGATGGTGACCCTCGGCCTGGCGACCTTGAAGGCGGTCCTGCTGCTGGTGTTCGTCCTCGTCTTCGGCCAGCGCCTGATGCGCTGGTGGTTCACGCTGGTGGCGAAGCGGCGGTCGAACGAGCTCTTCATGCTCAACGTCCTGCTCATCACGCTCGGTCTGGCGTGGTTGTCCGAACACGTCGGGCTGTCGCTCGCGCTCGGCGCCTTTCTTGCCGGGATGCTGATTTCCGAGACCGAGTATCGCTACCAGGTCGAGGAGGACATCAAGCCGTTCCGCGATGTGCTCCTCGGGCTCTTCTTCGTCACCGTCGGCATGCTGCTGGACGTCATGGAGATCCTGCGCCACCTGCCCGCCGTGCTCGGCATGCTGGCCGGCATGCTGGTGCTCAAGTTCGGCGTCGTGTTCGGGCTGTCCCGCCTCTTCGGTTCGCCGCCGGGCACCGCGATGCGCTCGGGCCTGTGGTTGTGCGCCGGTGGCGAGTTCGGCTTCGTGCTGCTGTCACTGGTGCTCGGCCACGACTTGATGCCGCACGGCCTCGTGCAGGTGACGGTGGCGGCGCTCGTGCTGTCGATGCTGGTGGCGCCGATGATCGTGCAGATCAGCGACCGTCTGGTGATGCGCTTCGTGGCCTCCGAATGGCTGCTGCGATCGATGGAGCTCACCCGGGTCGCCGCCCAGTCGCTCAACACCGATCGCCACATCATCGTCTGCGGCTACGGCCGCAGTGGGCAATACATGGCGCGCTTCCTCGAGCAGGAGAACGTCAGCTACGTCGCTCTCGACCTCGACCCCGAGCGCGTGCGCGAGGCGGGCGCCGCCGGCGACACGGTGGTCTACGGCGATGCGGCGCGGCGCGAGACGCTGATGGCGGCCGGCATCATGCGCGCGAGCGCGCTGGTGGTGTCCTTCGGCGAGGTCGAGTCGGCGCTGCGCGTGATCCACCACGCTCATGCCTTGCGCCCCGATCTGCCGGTGGTGGTGCGCGCCAGCGACGAGGCCGACATGGAAAGGCTCGCCCAGGCCGGCGCCGCCGAGGTGGTCCCGGAGGCCTTCGAGGCCAGCATCATGCTCGCCTCGCATGCGCTCGCCCTCATCGGGGTGCCGCTCAAGCGCGTGGTGCGTCGCATCCGCGACATCCGCAACCAGCGCTATGCGCTGATGCGCGGGTTCTTCCAGGGCAGCAGCGAGTTCGGCGAGGGCGGTGACGCCAATGAAGCGCGCCTGCGCTCGGTGAGCGTCCCCCCCGGCGCCGCGGTGGTCGGCCGCGCACTCGGCGAGATGTCCCTGGACGCCCTCGACGTGTCGGTGTCGGCGGTGCGGCGGCGGGGCATTCGCGGGCTTTCGCCCGGGGTCGAGACTCGCATCGAGGCCGGTGACGTGGTCGTGCTGCTTGGCGCGCCGAGCGCTCTGGAGGCCGCCGAGCAGCGGCTGCTCGGCGGCTGA
- a CDS encoding prepilin-type N-terminal cleavage/methylation domain-containing protein translates to MKKPQNGFTLVEIAIVLLIIGLLLGGVLKGQELIDSAKAKNLAQDLRGIPAMVHAYQDRFRSLPGDDPAATRNLCPDGAACTVAGNGNGVINGDWDALDGAETVRFWHHLRLANLMTGSTDPDAPGFLPRNALGGRLGVQRGNSILGVPGGMVVCSDAIPGKIVRQLDLALDDGDPARGSVRAGTRGNEGVVAISAANPLQDANSHTVCASL, encoded by the coding sequence ATGAAGAAGCCGCAGAACGGATTCACCCTCGTCGAGATCGCCATCGTCCTGCTCATCATCGGCCTGCTGCTCGGTGGCGTGCTCAAGGGCCAGGAGCTAATCGACAGCGCGAAGGCGAAGAACCTCGCGCAGGACCTGCGCGGCATCCCGGCCATGGTGCACGCCTACCAGGACCGCTTCCGCAGCCTGCCGGGCGACGACCCCGCAGCCACCCGCAACCTGTGCCCGGACGGCGCGGCGTGCACGGTCGCCGGCAACGGCAATGGGGTGATCAATGGGGACTGGGACGCGCTCGACGGCGCCGAAACGGTGCGCTTCTGGCACCACCTGCGCCTCGCCAACCTGATGACCGGCAGCACCGACCCCGACGCCCCCGGCTTCCTGCCGCGCAATGCGCTCGGCGGCCGGCTCGGTGTACAGCGCGGCAACAGCATCCTGGGCGTGCCGGGGGGTATGGTCGTGTGCTCGGACGCCATTCCCGGCAAGATCGTGCGCCAGCTCGACCTCGCGCTCGACGACGGCGACCCCGCACGCGGCTCGGTGCGCGCCGGCACCCGGGGCAACGAGGGCGTGGTCGCGATTTCCGCCGCCAATCCTCTGCAGGACGCCAACAGCCACACCGTGTGCGCGAGCCTGTGA